Within Acidaminococcus timonensis, the genomic segment CAGGTTTCACTACCGCTACCCAATACTCAGGAGCACCTTTACCACTACCCATACGGCTACCAGCAGCTTTGGCAGTTACGGGTTTGTCAGGGAAAATTTGAATCCAAACTTGACCGCCACGTTTGATGTAACGGGTCATAGCAATACGAGCAGCTTCGATCTGCCGGTTGGTGATCCAGGACGGTTCCAGTGCCACCAGACCGTATTCACCGTGAGCAACCCGGTTGCCACGCATTGCACGGCCTTTCATGCGGCCTCTCTGCTGTTTACGATGTTTTACTCTCTTCGGTAATAACATTATTTCGCCCCTCCTTCTTGCGCTTCAGGAGCTTCTTTCTTTGCAGGTTTGGTCGGCAGGACTTCGCCTTTATAGATCCATACCTTTACGCCGATACGGCCATAAGTGGTATGAGCTTCTGCAGTCCCATAGTCGATGTTGGCACGCAGGGTATGCAGGGGGATACTGCCATCACGATAGCTTTCGGTACGGGCAATTTCAGCACCGCCCAGACGACCAGCGCACTGGATCTTGATACCCTTGGCACCCAGACGCATGGTACGGCCCACGCACTGTTTCATGGCACGACGGAAAGCAATCCGGCGTTCCAGCTGGGAAGCCACGTTTTCAGCAACCAGGGTAGCATCCATATCCGGTTGTTTAACCTCGATGATGTTGATGTCCAGTTTGCTGTCGGTCATCTTAGCCAGGTCTTTTTTCAGCAGTTCGATGTTGCTGCCCTGACGGCCGATCACGATACCAGGTTTTGCGGTGTAGATGCTGATGCGCATCTTTTGTTCGGTCCGTTCGATCACGACCCGAGAGATGCCAGCCTGGAATTGTTTATCTTTAATGAAGTTACGAATCTTGATATCTTCCAACAGATTCTTTTGATAGTCTTTGTCGGCGAACCATTTGGAATCCCAATCGTCGATTACGCCCACTCTGAAACCATGTGGATTAACTTTTTGACCCACTATTCATTCCCTCCTTCTGTCAGGATGTTTATTTTTCGGAAACAGCCACAGTGACATGGCTGGAACGTTTCAGGATCTTGAAGGCCTGTCCACGAGACCGCGGATGGATTCTCTTCATGGTAGGACCCTGGTCAACGAAAGCGTTGGAAACGACCAGTTTGTCAACGTTCATGTCAAAGTTATGTTCAGCGTTCGCAACAGCGGAGCGAAGAACTTTTTCAATAACCTCAGAACCAACCTTCGGGGTAAACTTGAGGATTGCAAAGGCTTCGTTCACAGACTTGCCACGGATCAGGTTGATCACGATGCGCAGTTTGCGAGGTGCGATACGGATGTATTTGGCAACAGCTTTAGCTTCTTGCATCTATTTTATCCTCCTTCCCCTGATTATTTCGTAACGGCAGCGGCTTTATCGCCATGGCCCTTGAACAGACGGGTAGGAGCGAATTCGCCTAATTTATGGCCGACCATATCTTCGGTGATATACACAGGCACATGTTTCCGACCATCATGGACGGCAATCGTGTGGCCCAAAAATTCAGGGAGAATCGTGGAGCTGCGGGACCAAGTCTTGATGACTTTCTTTTCCTGTGCAGCGTTCAGCGCTTCAACTTTTTTCAGCAGACTAGCTTGGACATAAGGTCCTTTTTTAACGGATCTGGACACTCTTTATGCCTCCTTTCAACAAACTCTATTATTTCGTTCTGCGTTTCAGGATCAGTTTCGTAGAAGCTTTCTTGTGCTTCCGGGTACGAGTACCGAAGGCGCTCTTGCCCCAAGGAGTAACAGGACGCTTACGACCAACAGGGGAGTGACCTTCACCACCACCATGCGGATGGTCGTTCGGGTTCATTGCCACACCACGGTTGGCAGGACGGACACCCAGCCAACGGGTACGACCAGCTTTACCCAGGTTCAGGTTTTCGTGATCCAGGTTACCGATCTGACCGATGGTTGCACGGCAGAAGATGTGTACCTGACGCAGTTCGCCGGAAGGCATACGCAGCAGAGCATAGCTGCCTTCTTTAGCCATCAGCTGAATGGCGGCACCGGCGCTGCGGCCCAGCTGGCCACCTTTGCCGATCTTCATTTCCACATTGTGGACCATGGTACCCAGAGGGATGTTCTGCAGGGGCAGTGCGTTACCGATCTTGATATCGGCTTCCGGACCGCTGACCAGCACATCGCCAACCTTCAGGCCCTGAGGAGCCAGGATGTACCGTTTTTCACCGTCTGCATAGTTCAGCAGAGCAATGTTGGCGCTGCGGTTGGGATCATATTCGATGGTCGCAACTTTAGCAGGGATGTTGTCTTTATTCCGTTTGAAATCGATGATACGATATTGTCTCTTATGACCGCCGCCCTGATGACGAACCGTGGTCTTACCGGTGTAGTTACGGCCGGCATGCTGGTTCAGTTTAACAACTAAGGGGCGATGGGGCTTGTCCGTAGTGATCTCTTCGAAGGTGGACACAGTCATGTTCCGCCGAGAAGGAGAGTACGGGTTAAAGCTTTTAATAGCCATTGTTTGTCCTCCTTATGCGAATTACATTCCTTCGAACAGCGGAATTGTATTACCTTCAGCCAGTTTTACAATCGCTTTCTTGTAATCGGAACGTTTGCCTTCATATTTGCCCATGCGCTTGGTTTTGCCCAGTACGCGGATGGTGTTGACATTTACTACCTTCACATTGAAGATATCTTCAATGGCTTGGCGAATTTCAGTCTTGTTTGCGCCCATAGCTACCTGGAAAGTATATTTGTTATCCTTCATCATATCAGAAGTCTTTTCGGTCACGATGGGTCTGATGATAATGTCGCGAGGATTAGCAGCCATTATGCGAGCACCTCCTCAATTCTTGCTACGGCATCTTTAGCCAGCAGTACTTTTTCCGCATTCAGGATATCGTAAACGTTCAGGCAGTCGTTGGACAGAGCCTTAACCTTTTCGATGTTGCGGGAAGATTTTTCTACGTTTTCGTTTTCCCCATCCGTAATGATCAGGGCTTTTTTGTCAACAGCTTCGAAACCTTTCAGCAGAGCGACTGCATCTTTGGTTTTGGGAGCTGCCAGGGTCAGGCCGTCAACAACGACCAGAGCGCCTTCAGCAACTTTTGCGCTCAGTGCGCAGCGGATTGCCAGACGACGAGCCTTGCGGGGCATATCGATTGCATGACTCCGGGGAGCAGGACCGAAGACGGTACCACCGCCTACCCACAGAGGAGAACGGACGGAACCAGCACGAGCACGGCCGGTGCCTTTTTGTTTCCAGGGTTTTCTGCCACCGCCGCGGACCAGACCACGGGTCTTGGTTGCATGAGTGCCCTGACGTTCGTTAGCTTGTTGCATGACAACAGCCTGATGGACAACTGCTTCGTTGAATTCTACGCCAAAGACGTAATCCATCAATTCTATTTCTTCACCGGTTTGTTTGCCGGTCATATCGTAAATTGCTACTTTCGGCATTGAAACGCCCTCCTTTCGTTAAACCTTATTTTGTAACTGCTTTCACGACATCGGGACGAACCGTGTCTCTCAGCAGCAGGAAGGTACCAGCGGCACCAGGTACAGAACCTCTCACCATGATCAGGTTGCGGTCCTTATCCACTCTTGCGATCTTCAAACGTTGCACAGTCGCGCTGATTCCACCCATACGGCCAGGCAGCTTTTTGCCTTTGATTACACGGCCGCCAGGACCGGAATGCATAGGACCGTTGGAACCGGGTTCACGATGGGATTTGGAACCGTGTTTCATGGGACCGCATGCGAAGTTGTGGCGTTTGATCGTACCAGCGAACCCTTTACCGCGGGAAACGCCGACAGCGTCAACCAGATCGCCGGCTGCGAAAATGTCAGCAGCAATCTTGTCACCGATTTTATATTCAGAAGGAGCATCCAGGCGAACTTCACGGACAACCTTTACAGGAGCCACGCCAGCTTTGTCGAAGAAGCCCTTCATGGGTTTGTTGACTTGTTTTTCTTTGATATCACCGAAACCGAGTTGAACAGCATTGTAGCCGTCTTTTTCTTCGGTCTTGTTTTGCAGCACGACGCAGGGACCCGCTTCTACAACAGTAACGGGAACCAAAGTACCGTCAGCTTCAAAAATTTGGGTCATACCTAATTTTTTGCCAATGATTCCTTTAGCCATCATCGCACCTCCTTACGCTTTGATCTCGATATCTACACCAGCAGGAAGATCCAAGCGAGTCAGTGCATCGATCGTCTTAGCTGTAGGTTCCAGGATGTCTACCAGTCTCTTGTGAGTCCGCATTTCGAACTGTTCACGAGAGTCTTTGTTGACATGCGGGGAACGCAGAATCGTATAGATGTTTTTTTCCGTAGGCAGGGGAATCGGACCGGATACTTGCGCACCCGTGCGTTTCGCCGTTTCTACGATTTTGGAAGCACTCTGATCCAGTGCTTTGTAGTCATACGCTTTCAGGCGTATACGGATTTTTTGAGTCTTTGCCATTCGTAATTTCCTCCATTCGCCACGTTTCCAAGAACGGACATACTCAGCAGAAGTTCCCTTCCCAGCCAGCGGGCCAGAAGCCATCTTCTGCCTCATCGCGGGCCCTAAAAAACATAAGAATATGAGGGGCTTTGGCCAAGCCCCTCATATGGGCTTTCATTTCATTGAACCGAAGTGATTAGGCTTCGATTTCAGTAACAACACCGGCGCCAACCGTATGGCCGCCTTCGCGGATAGCGAAACGCAGACCTTGTTCGATGGCGATCGGGGTGATCAGTTCCACATCCATCACAACGTTATCGCCAGGCATTACCATTTCGGTGCCTTCGGGCAGGTGAGCTACACCAGTAACGTCAGTGGTACGGAAGTAGAACTGCGGACGATAGCCGTTGAAGAACGGAGTATGACGGCCGCCTTCTTCTTTGGTCAGTACGTAAACCTGACCTTTGAATTTCGTATGAGGATGGATGCTGCCCGGTTTGGCCAGTACCTGACCTCTTTCTACTTCAGTACGGTCGATACCACGCAGCAGGCAGCCGATGTTATCGCCGGCTTCAGCCTGATCCAGGGTCTTGCGGAACATTTCCAGACCGGTGGCAACGGATTGTTTCTTTTCGTCTTTCAGACCTACGATTTCAACCGTGTCGCCAACTTTGATCACGCCACGTTCCACACGGCCGGTAGCAACGGTACCACGACCGGTGATGGTGAATACGTCTTCGATAGGCATCAGGAACGGTTTGGCCAGGTCATGGACAGGAGTCGGAATGTAGTCATCCACAGCTTCCATCAGTTTGCGGATGTTGTCTTCCTGTTCCTTGTCGCCTTCCAGGGCTTTCAGAGCGGAGCCTACAACGATGGGCACTTCGTCTCCAGGATAACCGTACTGGCTCAGCAGTTCACGGACTTCCATTTCAACCAGCTCGATCAGTTCAGGATCGTCGACTTGGTCGGATTTGTTCAGGAACACTACGATGGCAGGTACGCCAACCTGACGAGCCAGCAGGATGTGTTCACGGGTCTGAGGCATAGGACCATCAGCAGCGGAAACAACCAGGATGGCACCGTCCATCTGAGCAGCACCGGTGATCATGTTCTTTACATAGTCAGCGTGCCCCGGGCAGTCAACGTGTGCATAGTGTCTCTTCTGGGTTTCATATTCAACGTGAGCCGTGTTGATGGTGATACCACGTTCTCTTTCTTCCGGAGCCTTATCGATATCGGCATACGCTTCGAAAGTAGCTTTGCAGCCCGGAGTTTCGGACAGGACTTTGGTGATAGCCGCAGTCAGAGTGGTCTTGCCATGGTCAACGTGACCAATGGTACCAATGTTCACATGGGGTTTGGTTCTTTCAAATTTCTCTTTAGCCATTGTTATATCCTCCTAATGATCACAAGGCTCAGCCCTGTGCAGTTCCTTTATTTTTAGCAATGATCGCTTCTGCGATATTCTTAGGAACTTCTTCGTAATGGTCTACTTCCATGGAGTAGTTGCCGCGGCCCTGGGTCTTGGAACGCAGGTCCGTTGCATACCCGAACATTTCGGACAGGGGAACATAAGCCGTAATGACTTGTGCGCCGCTTCTGGCTTCCATGCCTTCGATGCGGCCCCGGCGAGAGTTCAAGTCGCCGATAACGTCGCCCATGTATTCTTCGGGGATCGTGACTTCCACTTTCATATACGGTTCCAGCAGAACAGGGTTGGCTTTCATAGCGCCGTTCTTGAAGCCCATGGAACCGGCAATCTTAAATGCCATTTCAGAGGAGTCGACTTCGTGGTAGGAACCATCAAACACGGTAACACCGATGTCCACCATAGGATAGCCGGCCACAACACCGTTTTCCATGGCTTCCTTGACACCTGCTTCAACAGGAGCGATGTATTCTTTCGGAATAGCGCCACCAACGATCTTGTTTTCGAACTTGAAGCCTTCGCCCGGTTGCAGCGGGGTCAGTTTCAGCCAGCAATCGCCATACTGCCCTTTACCACCGGACTGACGGACGAATTTGCCCTGGCTTTCCACTTCCTTGCGGATGGTTTCTCTGTAAGCTACCTGCGGGTTACCCACAGTGCAGTCTACGTGGAACTCTCTCTTCAGACGGTCAACGATGATATCCAGGTGAAGTTCGCCCATCCCGGAGATGATGGTCTGAGAGGATTCCGGATCCGTGCGGACACGGAAGGTGGGGTCTTCTTCAGCCAGTTTGCTCAGAGCGATACCCATCTTTTCCTGGTCAGCTTTCGTCTTCGGTTCGATGGCTACGGAAATAACCGGTTCAGGGAAGACCATGGATTCCAGGATGATCGGGGCTTTTTCATCGCACAGGGTGTCGCCGGTGCCGGTGTCTTTCAGACCTACAGCAGCAGCGATATCGCCGGCGTATACATCATTGATTTCCGTTCTGTGGTTGGAATGCATCCGCAGGATACGGCCAATGCGTTCTCTCTTTTCCTTGTTGGCGTTGTACACATAAGAGCCAGCGCTCAGGGTACCGGAATATACCCGGAAGAAGGCCAGACGACCAACATAGGGGTCAGTTGCGATCTTGAAGGCCAGAGCTGCGAACGGAGCATTGTCGTCGGAAGGACGTTCTTCTTCTTCGCCGGTCTCAGGATTGGTCCCTTTGATGGCAGGTACATCCAGAGGAGAAGGCATGTAATCGATGATGGCATCCAGCAGAGGCTGTACGCCTTT encodes:
- the fusA gene encoding elongation factor G, producing MGREFPLEKIRNIGIMAHIDAGKTTTTERILFYTGKTHKIGEVHDGAATMDWMVQEQERGITITSAATTCHWKGHSINIIDTPGHVDFTVEVERSLRVLDGSVAVFSAKGGVEPQSETVWRQAEEYNVPRIAYVNKMDTTGADFFNVIQMMKDRLGANAVAIQIPMGAEDSFVGLVDLVEMQAIIYGDKLGKDEEFEPIPEEYVEQAQKYRQILLEAIVESDDNLMEKYLEGEDLTKEEIKGAIRKMTCQCKLFPVTCGSSYKNKGVQPLLDAIIDYMPSPLDVPAIKGTNPETGEEEERPSDDNAPFAALAFKIATDPYVGRLAFFRVYSGTLSAGSYVYNANKEKRERIGRILRMHSNHRTEINDVYAGDIAAAVGLKDTGTGDTLCDEKAPIILESMVFPEPVISVAIEPKTKADQEKMGIALSKLAEEDPTFRVRTDPESSQTIISGMGELHLDIIVDRLKREFHVDCTVGNPQVAYRETIRKEVESQGKFVRQSGGKGQYGDCWLKLTPLQPGEGFKFENKIVGGAIPKEYIAPVEAGVKEAMENGVVAGYPMVDIGVTVFDGSYHEVDSSEMAFKIAGSMGFKNGAMKANPVLLEPYMKVEVTIPEEYMGDVIGDLNSRRGRIEGMEARSGAQVITAYVPLSEMFGYATDLRSKTQGRGNYSMEVDHYEEVPKNIAEAIIAKNKGTAQG
- the tuf gene encoding elongation factor Tu codes for the protein MAKEKFERTKPHVNIGTIGHVDHGKTTLTAAITKVLSETPGCKATFEAYADIDKAPEERERGITINTAHVEYETQKRHYAHVDCPGHADYVKNMITGAAQMDGAILVVSAADGPMPQTREHILLARQVGVPAIVVFLNKSDQVDDPELIELVEMEVRELLSQYGYPGDEVPIVVGSALKALEGDKEQEDNIRKLMEAVDDYIPTPVHDLAKPFLMPIEDVFTITGRGTVATGRVERGVIKVGDTVEIVGLKDEKKQSVATGLEMFRKTLDQAEAGDNIGCLLRGIDRTEVERGQVLAKPGSIHPHTKFKGQVYVLTKEEGGRHTPFFNGYRPQFYFRTTDVTGVAHLPEGTEMVMPGDNVVMDVELITPIAIEQGLRFAIREGGHTVGAGVVTEIEA
- the rpsS gene encoding 30S ribosomal protein S19, translating into MSRSVKKGPYVQASLLKKVEALNAAQEKKVIKTWSRSSTILPEFLGHTIAVHDGRKHVPVYITEDMVGHKLGEFAPTRLFKGHGDKAAAVTK
- the rplP gene encoding 50S ribosomal protein L16 — translated: MLLPKRVKHRKQQRGRMKGRAMRGNRVAHGEYGLVALEPSWITNRQIEAARIAMTRYIKRGGQVWIQIFPDKPVTAKAAGSRMGSGKGAPEYWVAVVKPGRVLFEMAGVTEDIAKEAMRLAGNKLPIKTRFVTKAQLDAEVTARENGVGGEA
- the rpsC gene encoding 30S ribosomal protein S3, whose product is MGQKVNPHGFRVGVIDDWDSKWFADKDYQKNLLEDIKIRNFIKDKQFQAGISRVVIERTEQKMRISIYTAKPGIVIGRQGSNIELLKKDLAKMTDSKLDINIIEVKQPDMDATLVAENVASQLERRIAFRRAMKQCVGRTMRLGAKGIKIQCAGRLGGAEIARTESYRDGSIPLHTLRANIDYGTAEAHTTYGRIGVKVWIYKGEVLPTKPAKKEAPEAQEGGAK
- the rplV gene encoding 50S ribosomal protein L22; this encodes MQEAKAVAKYIRIAPRKLRIVINLIRGKSVNEAFAILKFTPKVGSEVIEKVLRSAVANAEHNFDMNVDKLVVSNAFVDQGPTMKRIHPRSRGQAFKILKRSSHVTVAVSEK
- the rplD gene encoding 50S ribosomal protein L4 encodes the protein MPKVAIYDMTGKQTGEEIELMDYVFGVEFNEAVVHQAVVMQQANERQGTHATKTRGLVRGGGRKPWKQKGTGRARAGSVRSPLWVGGGTVFGPAPRSHAIDMPRKARRLAIRCALSAKVAEGALVVVDGLTLAAPKTKDAVALLKGFEAVDKKALIITDGENENVEKSSRNIEKVKALSNDCLNVYDILNAEKVLLAKDAVARIEEVLA
- the rpsJ gene encoding 30S ribosomal protein S10, whose protein sequence is MAKTQKIRIRLKAYDYKALDQSASKIVETAKRTGAQVSGPIPLPTEKNIYTILRSPHVNKDSREQFEMRTHKRLVDILEPTAKTIDALTRLDLPAGVDIEIKA
- the rplB gene encoding 50S ribosomal protein L2 is translated as MAIKSFNPYSPSRRNMTVSTFEEITTDKPHRPLVVKLNQHAGRNYTGKTTVRHQGGGHKRQYRIIDFKRNKDNIPAKVATIEYDPNRSANIALLNYADGEKRYILAPQGLKVGDVLVSGPEADIKIGNALPLQNIPLGTMVHNVEMKIGKGGQLGRSAGAAIQLMAKEGSYALLRMPSGELRQVHIFCRATIGQIGNLDHENLNLGKAGRTRWLGVRPANRGVAMNPNDHPHGGGEGHSPVGRKRPVTPWGKSAFGTRTRKHKKASTKLILKRRTK
- the rplC gene encoding 50S ribosomal protein L3; translation: MAKGIIGKKLGMTQIFEADGTLVPVTVVEAGPCVVLQNKTEEKDGYNAVQLGFGDIKEKQVNKPMKGFFDKAGVAPVKVVREVRLDAPSEYKIGDKIAADIFAAGDLVDAVGVSRGKGFAGTIKRHNFACGPMKHGSKSHREPGSNGPMHSGPGGRVIKGKKLPGRMGGISATVQRLKIARVDKDRNLIMVRGSVPGAAGTFLLLRDTVRPDVVKAVTK
- the rplW gene encoding 50S ribosomal protein L23, producing the protein MAANPRDIIIRPIVTEKTSDMMKDNKYTFQVAMGANKTEIRQAIEDIFNVKVVNVNTIRVLGKTKRMGKYEGKRSDYKKAIVKLAEGNTIPLFEGM